One region of Manis pentadactyla isolate mManPen7 chromosome 9, mManPen7.hap1, whole genome shotgun sequence genomic DNA includes:
- the FLRT1 gene encoding leucine-rich repeat transmembrane protein FLRT1, producing MVVAHPTATATTTPTATVTATVVMTTATMDLRDWLFLCYGLIAFLTEVIDSTTCPSVCRCDNGFIYCNDRGLTSIPADIPDDATTLYLQNNQINNAGIPQDLKTKVNVQVIYLYENDLDEFPVNLPSSLRELHLQDNNVRTIARDSLARIPLLEKLHLDDNSVSTVSIEEDAFADSKQLKLLFLSRNHLSSIPSGLPRTLEELRLDDNRISTIPLHAFKGLNSLRRLVLDGNLLANQRIADDTFSRLQNLTELSLVRNSLAAPPLNLPSTHLQKLYLQDNAISHIPYNTLAKMRELERLDLSNNNLTTLPRGLFDDLESLAQLLLRNNPWFCGCNLMWLRDWVKARAAVVNVRGLMCQGPEKVRGMAIRDITGEMDECFETGSQSGAASAAAKTTASNHASATTPQGSLFTLKAKRPGLRLPDSNLDYPMATGDGTKTLIIHVKPLTADSIRITWKAVLPASSFRLSWLRLGHSPAVGSITETLVQGDKTEYLLTALEPKSTYIICMVTMETGNTYVADETPVCAKAETADSYGPTTTLNQEQNADPMVSLPLAGIISGAVALVFLFLVLGAICWYVHRAGELLTRERAYNRGSRKKDDYMESGTKKDNSILEIRGPGLQMLPINPYRAKEEYVVHTIFPSNGSSLCKGTHTIGYGTTRGYRDGGIPDIDYSYT from the coding sequence ATGGTGGTGGCACACCCCACCGCCACTGCCACCACCACACCCACTGCCACCGTCACGGCCACTGTTGTGATGACCACAGCCACCATGGACCTGCGGGActggcttttcctctgctacgGGCTCATCGCCTTCCTGACAGAGGTCATCGACAGCACCACCTGCCCCTCAGTGTGCCGCTGTGATAACGGTTTCATCTACTGCAATGACCGGGGCCTCACCTCCATCCCTGCTGACATTCCCGATGACGCCACCACCCTCTACCTGCAGAACAACCAGATCAACAACGCCGGCATCCCCCAGGACCTCAAGACCAAGGTCAACGTGCAGGTCATCTACCTGTATGAGAACGACCTGGACGAGTTCCCGGTCAATctgcccagctccctgcgggagctGCACCTGCAGGACAACAACGTGCGCACCATCGCCAGGGACTCGCTGGCCCGCATCCCACTGCTGGAGAAGCTGCACCTGGATGACAACTCCGTATCCACTGTCAGCATCGAGGAGGACGCCTTCGCCGACAGCAAGCAGCTCAAGCTGCTCTTCCTGAGCCGGAACCACCTGAGCAGCATCCCCTCGGGGCTGCCCCGCACACTGGAGGAGCTGCGGCTGGACGACAACCGCATCTCCACCATCCCGCTGCATGCCTTCAAGGGCCTCAACAGCCTGCGGCGGCTGGTGCTCGATGGCAACCTGCTGGCCAACCAGCGCATCGCCGACGACACCTTCAGCCGCCTGCAGAACCTCACCGAGCTCTCGCTGGTGCGCAACTCTCTGGCCGCGCCCCCCCTCAACCTGCCCAGCACCCACCTGCAGAAGCTTTACCTGCAGGACAATGCCATCAGCCACATCCCCTACAACACGCTGGCCAAGATGCGTGAGCTGGAGCGCCTGGACCTGTCCAATAACAACCTCACCACGCTGCCCCGCGGCCTGTTCGACGACCTGGAGAGCCTGGCCCAGCTGCTGCTCCGGAACAACCCCTGGTTCTGCGGCTGCAATCTCATGTGGCTGCGGGACTGGGTGAAGGCGCGGGCAGCCGTGGTCAACGTGCGGGGCCTCATGTGCCAGGGCCCCGAGAAGGTCCGGGGCATGGCCATCAGGGACATCACCGGCGAGATGGACGAGTGCTTCGAGACAGGGTCCCAGAGTGGAGCGGCCAGCGCTGCTGCCAAGACCACGGCCAGCAACCACGCCTCTGCCACCACACCCCAGGGCTCACTCTTCACCCTCAAGGCCAAGAGGCCAGGGCTGCGCCTCCCTGACTCCAACCTTGACTACCCCATGGCCACGGGCGATGGCACCAAGACCCTGATCATCCATGTGAAGCCCCTGACGGCGGACTCCATCCGCATCACGTGGAAGGCCGTGCTCCCTGCTTCCTCCTTCCGGCTCAGCTGGCTGCGTCTGGGCCACAGCCCGGCCGTGGGCTCCATCACAGAGACCCTGGTGCAGGGGGACAAGACAGAGTACCTGCTGACAGCCCTGGAGCCCAAGTCCACCTATATCATCTGCATGGTCACCATGGAGACCGGCAACACCTATGTGGCTGATGAGACGCCCGTGTGTGCCAAGGCAGAGACAGCCGACAGCTATGGCCCCACCACCACGCTCAACCAGGAACAAAATGCAGACCCCATGGTGAGCCTGCCCTTGGCAGGCATCATCAGCGGTGCCGTGGCTCTCGTATTCCTCTTCCTGGTCCTCGGGGCTATCTGCTGGTATGTGCACCGGGCTGGTGAGCTGCTGACCCGGGAGCGGGCCTACAATCGGGGCAGCCGGAAAAAGGACGACTATATGGAGTCGGGGACAAAGAAGGATAACTCCATCTTGGAAATCCGTGGCCCTGGGCTGCAAATGCTGCCCATTAACCCTTACCGCGCCAAAGAGGAGTACGTAGTCCACACCATCTTCCCCTCCAATGGCAGCAGCCTCTGCAAGGGCACGCACACCATCGGTTACGGCACCACGCGGGGCTACCGGGACGGCGGCATCCCTGACATAGACTACTCCTACACATGA